In Mangifera indica cultivar Alphonso chromosome 1, CATAS_Mindica_2.1, whole genome shotgun sequence, a single genomic region encodes these proteins:
- the LOC123221296 gene encoding pentatricopeptide repeat-containing protein At3g53360, mitochondrial yields MIRNSKTQLRFAFSYSQTNVLPYFRTEQYSNDYISSLCKQKLYDEALGVFDFLHKNTSFPIRPSTYAQLISACSSLRSLEQGRKIHLHILASKCQPDVILNNHILNMYGKCGSLKDARRVFDDMHQRNVVSWTSVIAGYSQNGQENDAIELYFQMLQSGVMPDQFTFGSIIKACSGLNDVGLGRQLHAQVIKSEHGSHLIAQNALIAMYTKFDQLADAWDVFSHITTKDLISWASMIAGFSQLGYEFEALCHFREMLRCGGYQLNEFIFGSVFSACSSLLHPECGRQIHGVCIKFGLGRDIFAGCSLCDMYARCGFLDFARVIFDHIERPDLASWNAMIAGVANGGDVNEAMSFFSQMRHLELIPDKLTIRSLLCACTGPLALHQGMQVHSYIVKIGFDSSVPVCNALLTMYAKCCVLCKAFLVFEELGENADSVSWNSILTACMQHSQAGDVFRLFNLLLVSQNKPDHITLSNVVGACAEVASLEMGNQAYCYIMKTGLILDVSVMNGLIDMYIKCGSLGSAQELFDSMEDPNIISWSSLIVGYAQFGYGEEALKLFKRMRSLGVRPNEVTFVGVLTACSHVGLVEEGWQLYRTMETEYGIEPTREHCSCVVDLLARAGRLHEAEDFINQMPFDPDIIVWKSLLAACKTHGNADVGRRAAEKILIMDPTNSAAHVLLCNIYASSGRWGDVARMRGSMKERGVRKVPGQSWIEVKNRINVFFAEDSMHPERDKIYSILEELWLQMLDDDFAPFQIGFK; encoded by the coding sequence ATGATTAGAAACTCGAAAACCCAACTGCGGTTCGCCTTCAGTTACAGTCAGACTAATGTTTTGCCCTATTTTAGGACTGAACAATATAGCAATGATTACATAAGTTCCCTGTGCAAGCAAAAGCTTTACGATGAAGCTCTTGGGGTATTTGACTTCTTGCATAAGAATACTAGTTTCCCGATAAGACCTAGTACATATGCCCAATTGATATCTGCCTGTTCCTCTCTGAGGTCTCTAGAACAGGGAAGGAAAATCCATCTTCATATATTGGCCTCCAAATGTCAGCCGGACGTTATTCTTAACAATCATATTCTCAATATGTACGGAAAATGTGGGTCACTGAAGGATGCTAGAAGGGTTTTTGACGACATGCACCAGCGGAATGTAGTCTCCTGGACTTCTGTAATTGCTGGATACTCACAGAATGGCCAAGAAAATGATGCCATCGAATTGTACTTTCAGATGTTACAATCTGGTGTTATGCCAGATCAGTTCACCTTTGGAAGCATAATAAAAGCTTGCTCAGGTCTTAATGATGTTGGTTTAGGAAGGCAACTTCATGCTCAGGTCATAAAATCAGAACACGGTTCTCACCTTATTGCACAGAATGCTCTTATTGCAATGTACACAAAGTTTGACCAACTTGCTGATGCATGGGATGTGTTTTCTCATATCACAACAAAGGATTTAATTTCATGGGCTTCAATGATTGCAGGGTTTTCCCAACTTGGTTACGAGTTTGAAGCTTTATGCCATTTTAGAGAAATGCTTCGTTGTGGTGGCTATCAGctgaatgaatttatatttggcAGTGTTTTCAGTGCTTGCAGCAGCCTTCTACATCCAGAATGTGGTAGGCAGATACATGGGGTTTGCATAAAATTTGGTTTAGGGAGAGACATTTTTGCTGGATGCTCCCTTTGTGACATGTATGCTCGATGTGGTTTCTTAGATTTTGCAAGAGTGATATTTGATCACATAGAAAGGCCTGATTTAGCCTCATGGAATGCAATGATTGCTGGGGTTGCTAATGGTGGTGATGTCAATGAAGCCATGTCATTTTTTTCACAGATGAGGCATCTAGAGTTGATCCCAGACAAACTCACCATTCGCTCCCTACTTTGTGCTTGCACTGGCCCTTTGGCACTCCATCAAGGTATGCAGGTTCACTCCTATATTGTTAAGATAGGATTTGATTCTAGTGTTCCTGTGTGCAATGCTCTACTTACCATGTATGCAAAGTGTTGTGTTCTATGCAAAGCATTCCTGGTATTTGAAGAATTGGGAGAGAATGCAGATTCAGTTTCCTGGAACTCAATTCTTACTGCATGTATGCAGCACAGCCAGGCTGGAGATGTCTTTAGATTATTCAACCTACTGCTTGTTTCTCAAAATAAGCCTGATCATATTACTTTAAGTAATGTAGTGGGAGCTTGTGCAGAGGTAGCATCTCTAGAAATGGGAAATCAAGCTTATTGCTATATCATGAAAACAGGGCTCATACTTGATGTTTCTGTTATGAATGGATTGATTGACATGTATATAAAGTGTGGCTCTCTTGGAAGTGCGCAGGAGCTTTTTGATTCTATGGAGGATCCAAATATTATCTCCTGGAGTAGTTTAATTGTTGGGTATGCTCAGTTTGGATACGGAGAGGAAGCCCTTAAACTCTTTAAAAGGATGAGAAGTCTAGGAGTCAGGCCAAATGAAGTGACATTTGTTGGGGTCCTGACCGCCTGCAGTCATGTTGGACTGGTAGAAGAAGGGTGGCAGTTGTACAGAACCATGGAAACAGAATATGGGATCGAACCAACAAGGGAGCACTGTTCTTGTGTTGTTGACTTACTCGCTCGTGCTGGACGCTTACATGAAGCTGAAGATTTCATTAATCAGATGCCTTTTGACCCTGATATCATAGTGTGGAAGTCCCTGCTAGCTGCCTGTAAAACCCATGGGAATGCTGATGTTGGGAGAAGAGCCGCTGAGAAGATTTTGATTATGGATCCTACCAATTCTGCCGCTCATGTATTGCTTTGCAACATTTATGCTTCTTCTGGAAGATGGGGAGATGTTGCTAGAATGAGGGGCTCAATGAAAGAACGGGGTGTGAGGAAAGTTCCAGGGCAGAGCTGGATTGAAGTTAAGAATAGAATCAATGTTTTCTTTGCAGAAGATAGCATGCATCCAGAAAGGGACAAGATATACTCAATCCTGGAGGAGTTATGGTTGCAGATGCTGGATGATGATTTTGCTCCATTCCAGATAGGCTTCAAATAA
- the LOC123221311 gene encoding DEAD-box ATP-dependent RNA helicase 57 isoform X1: MEKGANFLFAGVNFNKKRFSSDFARFQEKKESDNSVEDFSLFESEKTEPEEVKVSVKKRKRKTIVSEETVEGFNVFKSSMQSAPLVNEENVKEEDGHTKAKKELYRQIERDALFRKKYNIHVSGANVPSPLKTFAELSSRYGCKSYLLHNLAELGYKEPTPIQRQAIPVLLSDRECFACAPTGSGKTLAFLSPMLMKLKRTSKAGIRAVILCPTRELAAQTTRECKKLAKGKKFHIKLMKKELVRSADLSKFSCDILISTPLRLRLAIRKRKIDLSRVEYLVLDEADKLFEVGDLLKQIDPVVKACSNPSIVRSLFSATLPDFVEELARSIMHDAVRVIVGRKNTASESIKQKLVYAGSEEGKLLALRQSFAESLSPPVLIFVQSKERAKELYGELAFDNIRAGVIHSDLSQTERDDAVDDFRAGKTWVLIATDVIARGMDFKGVNCVINYDFPDSASAYIHRIGRSGRAGRSGEAITFYTEDDIPFLRNIANVMKASGCEVPSWILALPKLKGKKHRPRRDSISTRPKDEVALPKPKGKRHRPRRDSVSTKPKDEEE, translated from the exons ATGGAGAAAGGtgcaaattttttgtttgcgggcgttaattttaataaaaagagattttcaagtgattttGCCAGGTTCCAG GAGAAGAAAGAGAGTGATAATTCAGTGGAGGATTTTAGTTTGTTTGAGAGTGAAAAAACTGAACCTGAGGAAGTTAAGGTGTCTGTCAAGAAACGAAAGCGCAAGACAATTGTATCAG aAGAAACGGTGGAGGGTTTCAACGTCTTTAAAAGTTCAATGCAATCAGCTCCTCTGGTGAATGAAGAAAATGTCAAAGAGGAAGATGGGCATACCAAAGCGAAAAAAGAACTATATAGACAAATAGAg CGCGATGCTCTTTTTAGAAAGAAGTATAACATTCATGTATCAGGGGCCAACGTTCCTTCACCACTTAAGACTTTTGCAGAGCTGAGCTCAAG ATATGGATGTAAGTCATATTTGTTACACAATTTGGCTGAACTTGGATATAAGGAGCCAACACCAATACAAAGGCAGGCTATTCCAGTCCTCCTATCT GATCGGGAATGCTTTGCATGTGCACCAACTGGATCTGGAAAAACCCTGGCCTTTTTGTCTCCCATGCTTATGAAACTTAAG CGCACATCAAAAGCTGGCATTAGAGCTGTTATTCTGTGTCCTACACGAGAGTTAGCTGCTCAGACAACCAGAGAATGCAAAAAACTggcaaaaggaaaaaagtttcatattaaattaatgaaGAAAGAACTTGTAAGAAGTGCtgatttgtcaaaattttcttgTGATATTCTTATATCAACACCACTGCGATTACGGCTGGCCATCCGGAAAAGAAAGATTGATTTAAGCAG ggTTGAGTATCTAGTCCTGGATGAAGCTGATAAGCTGTTTGAGGTTGGCGACTTGTTAAAGCAGATCGATCCTGTGGTCAAGGCATGCTCTAATCCTTCAATAGTACGTTCATTGTTCAGTGCTACATTACCTGATTTTGTTGAGGAGCTTGCACGATCAATAATGCATGACGCTGTTCGAGTAATAGTTGGTAGGAA GAATACAGCTTCTGAATCAATCAAGCAAAAGTTGGTTTATGCTGGAAGTGAAGAGGGGAAGCTTCTTGCACTTCGACAAAGCTTTGCAGAG AGCTTGAGTCCACCGGTACTAATATTTGTCCAAAGCAAAGAACGAGCCAAGGAACTCTATGGAGAGCTGGCATTTGACAACATCAGAGCTGGTGTCATACACTCCGATCTGTCACAAACAGAG CGGGATGATGCTGTTGATGACTTCAGAGCAGGTAAAACATGGGTGTTGATTGCCACTGATGTCATTGCCCGGGGAATGGATTTCAAAGGTGTCAACTGTgtcattaattatgattttccGGATTCCGCTTCTGCATACATCCACAGGATAG GACGGTCTGGTAGAGCAGGGAGGAGCGGAGAAGCCATCACTTTCTACACAGAAGATGATATTCCATTTCTTCGCAATATAGCAAATGTCATGAAAGCTTCAGGTTGTGAAGTTCCATCTTGGATCCTGGCATTACCCAAACTAAAGGGGAAGAAGCATCGACCACGAAGAGACTCAATTTCAACCAGACCAAAAGATGAGGTGGCGTTACCCAAACCTAAGGGTAAGAGGCATCGACCAAGAAGAGACTCAGTTTCAACCAAACCAAAAGATGAGGAAGAGTAG
- the LOC123221311 gene encoding DEAD-box ATP-dependent RNA helicase 57 isoform X2 has protein sequence MEKGANFLFAGVNFNKKRFSSDFARFQEKKESDNSVEDFSLFESEKTEPEEVKVSVKKRKRKTIVSETVEGFNVFKSSMQSAPLVNEENVKEEDGHTKAKKELYRQIERDALFRKKYNIHVSGANVPSPLKTFAELSSRYGCKSYLLHNLAELGYKEPTPIQRQAIPVLLSDRECFACAPTGSGKTLAFLSPMLMKLKRTSKAGIRAVILCPTRELAAQTTRECKKLAKGKKFHIKLMKKELVRSADLSKFSCDILISTPLRLRLAIRKRKIDLSRVEYLVLDEADKLFEVGDLLKQIDPVVKACSNPSIVRSLFSATLPDFVEELARSIMHDAVRVIVGRKNTASESIKQKLVYAGSEEGKLLALRQSFAESLSPPVLIFVQSKERAKELYGELAFDNIRAGVIHSDLSQTERDDAVDDFRAGKTWVLIATDVIARGMDFKGVNCVINYDFPDSASAYIHRIGRSGRAGRSGEAITFYTEDDIPFLRNIANVMKASGCEVPSWILALPKLKGKKHRPRRDSISTRPKDEVALPKPKGKRHRPRRDSVSTKPKDEEE, from the exons ATGGAGAAAGGtgcaaattttttgtttgcgggcgttaattttaataaaaagagattttcaagtgattttGCCAGGTTCCAG GAGAAGAAAGAGAGTGATAATTCAGTGGAGGATTTTAGTTTGTTTGAGAGTGAAAAAACTGAACCTGAGGAAGTTAAGGTGTCTGTCAAGAAACGAAAGCGCAAGACAATTGTATCAG AAACGGTGGAGGGTTTCAACGTCTTTAAAAGTTCAATGCAATCAGCTCCTCTGGTGAATGAAGAAAATGTCAAAGAGGAAGATGGGCATACCAAAGCGAAAAAAGAACTATATAGACAAATAGAg CGCGATGCTCTTTTTAGAAAGAAGTATAACATTCATGTATCAGGGGCCAACGTTCCTTCACCACTTAAGACTTTTGCAGAGCTGAGCTCAAG ATATGGATGTAAGTCATATTTGTTACACAATTTGGCTGAACTTGGATATAAGGAGCCAACACCAATACAAAGGCAGGCTATTCCAGTCCTCCTATCT GATCGGGAATGCTTTGCATGTGCACCAACTGGATCTGGAAAAACCCTGGCCTTTTTGTCTCCCATGCTTATGAAACTTAAG CGCACATCAAAAGCTGGCATTAGAGCTGTTATTCTGTGTCCTACACGAGAGTTAGCTGCTCAGACAACCAGAGAATGCAAAAAACTggcaaaaggaaaaaagtttcatattaaattaatgaaGAAAGAACTTGTAAGAAGTGCtgatttgtcaaaattttcttgTGATATTCTTATATCAACACCACTGCGATTACGGCTGGCCATCCGGAAAAGAAAGATTGATTTAAGCAG ggTTGAGTATCTAGTCCTGGATGAAGCTGATAAGCTGTTTGAGGTTGGCGACTTGTTAAAGCAGATCGATCCTGTGGTCAAGGCATGCTCTAATCCTTCAATAGTACGTTCATTGTTCAGTGCTACATTACCTGATTTTGTTGAGGAGCTTGCACGATCAATAATGCATGACGCTGTTCGAGTAATAGTTGGTAGGAA GAATACAGCTTCTGAATCAATCAAGCAAAAGTTGGTTTATGCTGGAAGTGAAGAGGGGAAGCTTCTTGCACTTCGACAAAGCTTTGCAGAG AGCTTGAGTCCACCGGTACTAATATTTGTCCAAAGCAAAGAACGAGCCAAGGAACTCTATGGAGAGCTGGCATTTGACAACATCAGAGCTGGTGTCATACACTCCGATCTGTCACAAACAGAG CGGGATGATGCTGTTGATGACTTCAGAGCAGGTAAAACATGGGTGTTGATTGCCACTGATGTCATTGCCCGGGGAATGGATTTCAAAGGTGTCAACTGTgtcattaattatgattttccGGATTCCGCTTCTGCATACATCCACAGGATAG GACGGTCTGGTAGAGCAGGGAGGAGCGGAGAAGCCATCACTTTCTACACAGAAGATGATATTCCATTTCTTCGCAATATAGCAAATGTCATGAAAGCTTCAGGTTGTGAAGTTCCATCTTGGATCCTGGCATTACCCAAACTAAAGGGGAAGAAGCATCGACCACGAAGAGACTCAATTTCAACCAGACCAAAAGATGAGGTGGCGTTACCCAAACCTAAGGGTAAGAGGCATCGACCAAGAAGAGACTCAGTTTCAACCAAACCAAAAGATGAGGAAGAGTAG
- the LOC123194646 gene encoding importin subunit alpha-9, which produces MADEGLAPHRRDPIKSSVGNVAAQRRRQNAVTVGKERRELLVRAKRLCRVGTSGDSEVSVNNDMMIDEEQSILETQTAAAVEDLKSAVAYQGKGAMQKRVNALRELRRILSRFESPPIETALKAGAISILVQCLSFGSPDEQLLEAAWCLTNIAAGKQEETKALLPALPLLIAHLGEKSSLPVAEQCAWALGNVAGEGEELRNVLLSQGALPPLARMMLPNKGSTVRTAAWALSNLIKGPDPKAATELIRVDGVLDAILRHLKKADEELATEVAWVVVYLSALSNVATSMLVKSDVLPLLIERLATTNSLQLLIPVLRSLGNLVAGDSNTICNILVPGREIADKVIEVLVKCLKSEHRVLKKEAAWVLSNIAAGSIEHKQLICSCEALPLLLHLLSTSQFDIRKEVAYVLGNLCVASTEGDGKPKLIQEHLISLIRRGCLPGFIDLVRSADIEAARLGLQFMELVLRGMPNGEGLKLVEREDGIDAMERFQFHENEDLRNMANGLVDKYFGDDYGLDE; this is translated from the exons ATGGCCGATGAAGGGTTAGCTCCTCACAGAAGAGACCCCATCAAGTCTTCAG TTGGCAATGTTGCGGCGCAGAGGAGAAGGCAAAATGCTGTTACTGtgggaaaagaaagaagagagttATTGGTGCGTGCGAAGCGCCTGTGCAGAGTGGGGACTAGTGGTGATAGCGAAGTATCAGTTAATAATGATATGATGATTGATGAAGAACAATCGATTTTAGAGACACAAACTGCTGCTGCTGTGGAGGATTTGAAATCTGCTGTTGCTTATCA GGGGAAAGGAGCAATGCAGAAAAGGGTGAATGCCCTTCGTGAACTAAGGCGTATATTGTCAAGATTTGAATCACCTCCTATAGAAACTGCTCTTAAAGCAGGAGCAATATCCATCCTTGTGCAGTGTCTTTCATTTGGATCTCCAGATGAACAG CTTCTTGAAGCAGCTTGGTGTCTTACAAACATTGCAGCTGGAAAACAAGAGGAAACAAAGGCCTTGCTGCCTGCGTTACCGTTGCTTATTGCTCACCTGGGAG AAAAGAGTTCCTTGCCAGTTGCTGAGCAGTGCGCATGGGCATTAGGAAACGTTGCTGGAGAAGGAGAGGAACTAAGAAATGTTTTGCTTTCTCAAGGGGCCTTACCACCTTTGGCAAGAATGATGCTTCCAAATAAGGGTTCAACTGTGAGAACAGCTGCTTGGGCATTGTCAAATTTAATCAAG GGACCAGATCCTAAAGCTGCAACAGAACTCATTAGAGTTGATGGAGTACTGGATGCAATTCTTCGTCACTTGAAAAAAGC AGATGAGGAATTGGCAACTGAAGTTGCATGGGTAGTTGTGTATCTGTCAGCCCTTTCAAATGTTGCTACCAGTATGCTGGTGAAGAGTGATGTCCTTCCACTACTTATAGAAAGATTGGCTACTACAAATAGCTTGCAGTTACTCATCCCA GTGCTGCGAAGCTTAGGTAATCTTGTGGCTGGTGATTCGAACACAATTTGCAATATCCTTGTTCCTGGACGTGAAATCGCAG ATAAAGTTATAGAGGTTCTAGTAAAATGCTTGAAGAGTGAGCACAGGGTCTTGAAGAAG GAAGCAGCTTGGGTGCTATCTAATATTGCTGCCGGTTCCATAGAACACAAGCAACTAATATGTTCCTGTGAGGCCCTGCCATTGTTACTGCATCTTCTTTCAACATCACAATTTGATATAAGAAAGGAAGTAGCATATGTTTTGGGTAACCTCTGTGTTGCCTCAACAGAAGGCGATGGGAAGCCAAAATTGATTCAGGAACACTTGATATCCCTCATCCGTAGAGGATGTCTTCCTGGTTTCATTGATTTGGTTAGGTCTGCTGATATTGAAGCTGCCAGACTAGGCCTTCAATTCATGGAGCTT GTTTTGAGAGGGATGCCAAACGGGGAGGGCCTGAAGCTTGTAGAGCGTGAGGATGGAATTGATGCTATGGAAAGATTTCAGTTCCATGAAAATGAAGACCTGCGAAACATGGCAAATGGTCTGGTTGATAAATACTTTGGGGATGACTATGGTCTTGACGAGTAG
- the LOC123225333 gene encoding lipid phosphate phosphatase gamma-like, whose product MAVDPSYEALDLHHVRYQKGDVLGYFLAWISILPIYASVMLFSHLVNRREIHSLFIFIGQQLAMFLALLLKNSIKQQRPETCSSLDACNTYGWPSQHTTLTFFLAAYLTLSAFKKNNNSEQRWTVALSSLSLAFLTMYSRVYLGYHTVSQVIGGAFVGSSVGAVWFWMVNSVFSGYFPGIEESFTRRILHLKDTSHIPNVLKLEYDNARASWKNLEKNCT is encoded by the coding sequence ATGGCGGTTGATCCGTCATACGAAGCCTTAGATTTACACCATGTTCGTTACCAGAAGGGCGACGTCCTCGGCTACTTCCTTGCATGGATATCCATACTCCCTATATACGCCTCCGTCATGCTCTTCTCACACTTGGTCAACCGCCGCGAGATCCATTCTTTGTTCATCTTCATTGGCCAGCAACTCGCCATGTTCCTCGCGTTGCTTCTGAAGAACTCAATCAAACAACAGCGGCCCGAAACCTGCTCCTCCCTCGATGCTTGCAACACCTACGGCTGGCCCTCGCAACACACCACGCTTACATTTTTCCTTGCGGCATACTTGACGCTCTCGGCgtttaaaaagaataataacaGCGAGCAGAGGTGGACGGTGGCGCTATCTTCCTTGTCTTTAGCTTTCCTTACTATGTATTCGCGGGTTTATTTAGGCTACCATACTGTTAGTCAGGTGATCGGCGGAGCTTTTGTGGGCAGTTCTGTCGGTGCAGTCTGGTTTTGGATGGTGAATTCTGTGTTTTCCGGCTACTTTCCCGGCATTGAAGAGAGCTTCACTCGGAGGATTTTGCATCTCAAAGACACTTCTCATATTCCGAATGTGTTGAAGTTGGAGTACGATAACGCAAGAGCTAGCTGGAAAAATTTGGAGAAAAATTGCACTTGA
- the LOC123193112 gene encoding lipid phosphate phosphatase gamma-like, with protein MALKAVTLTHVRYQKGDQLGHFLAWVSLVPVFISLGGFVSHFIFRRELQGIFFAIGLLISQFINEVIKTSVEQARPETCVLLEMCDSHGWPSSHSQYMFFFAVYFSLLSCKGIGLWGMKNRWFLNVLHWTLAVLTMYSRVYLGYHTVAQVFAGATLGTLLGAGWFWVVDSLLSCYFPTIEESALGKYFYLKDTSHIPDVLKFEYDNSRAARTDNDKGYKKN; from the coding sequence ATGGCTCTGAAGGCCGTAACGCTGACGCACGTGCGCTATCAAAAGGGTGATCAGCTGGGCCACTTCCTCGCGTGGGTCTCACTCGTGCCGGTCTTCATTAGCCTCGGCGGCTTCGTTTCACACTTCATCTTCCGTCGCGAGCTTCAAGGCATATTCTTCGCTATTGGCCTCTTAATCTCTCAATTCATCAACGAAGTGATCAAGACATCGGTCGAACAAGCGAGGCCCGAAACGTGTGTGCTTTTAGAAATGTGTGACTCTCACGGCTGGCCCTCGAGTCACTCTCAGTACATGTTCTTCTTCGCTGTCTATTTTAGTCTTTTAAGCTGTAAAGGAATCGGACTTTGGGGAATGAAGAATAGATGGTTTTTGAACGTTTTGCACTGGACTTTGGCTGTGCTGACAATGTATTCAAGGGTGTATTTGGGGTACCACACGGTGGCTCAAGTGTTTGCGGGGGCTACTTTGGGCACTTTGCTTGGAGCGGGGTGGTTTTGGGTAGTGGATTCCTTGTTGTCTTGTTATTTTCCGACGATTGAAGAGAGTGCTTTGGGgaaatatttttatctcaagGATACTTCTCATATTCCTGACGTGTTGAAGTTCGAGTACGATAATTCGAGAGCTGCTAGGACAGATAATGATAAGGGTTATAAGAAAAACTGA